Proteins encoded together in one Gemmatimonadota bacterium DH-78 window:
- a CDS encoding DUF4287 domain-containing protein: MARSADDQVRTMIANLKEKTGRTIEEWMAVLAGREGEKHGALVASLKGDHGVTHGFANLIVHTFRDGGVAPAASPGASTPPADLVAAQYEGKEHLRPIHDRLLDAVTAFGDDVEVAPKKSYVSLRRTRQFALVQPSTRTRVDLGLRLDGVEPAGRLESSGSFNSMVSHRVRLNGVEDVDDEVLQWLEAAYRDA, translated from the coding sequence ATGGCCCGCTCTGCCGACGATCAGGTGCGCACCATGATCGCCAACCTGAAGGAGAAGACCGGCCGCACGATCGAGGAGTGGATGGCCGTGCTCGCGGGCCGCGAGGGCGAGAAACACGGGGCGCTCGTGGCGTCGCTCAAGGGCGACCACGGGGTCACCCACGGCTTCGCGAATCTGATCGTGCACACCTTCCGCGACGGCGGCGTGGCCCCCGCGGCGTCGCCGGGAGCGTCGACCCCTCCCGCCGATCTCGTGGCGGCACAGTACGAGGGCAAGGAGCATCTGCGCCCGATCCACGACCGCCTTCTGGACGCCGTGACCGCGTTCGGCGACGATGTGGAGGTGGCCCCGAAGAAGAGCTACGTGAGTCTGCGGCGCACCCGGCAGTTCGCGCTCGTGCAGCCGAGCACCCGGACGCGCGTCGATCTGGGACTCCGGCTCGACGGCGTGGAACCGGCCGGACGCCTCGAATCGTCGGGCAGCTTCAACTCCATGGTGAGCCACCGGGTGCGGTTGAACGGGGTGGAGGATGTCGACGACGAAGTTCTTCAATGGCTGGAGGCGGCCTATCGCGATGCCTGA
- a CDS encoding DUF5916 domain-containing protein, with translation MSPSAVSAQQPAQTDSLAAAPLPAGAAVTLDGRLDEAFWADVPLLDDLRQAEPASGEVPVEATQVRIAYDDDALYIGIVAADRTPGDIVARIRQRDRIMSGEGFGISFAGDDAVAVVFDPFLDRRNGMVFATNPNGAQFDALISNDGDEINSDWRGVWEVEARRGDDGWSAEFAIPWSTLRYPADSSRGWGFNVARMIQAEKQETMWRSWERQRAGFHRIGRAGRLTGLESLPRPTMTVEVKPYALGATRWTRPDDASGLVDDMEGEVGVDLKTEVRPGLVLDLTVNTDFAQVEVDDQQVNLTRFNLFFPEKRDFFLENAGLFDFSAGGFGPPPFLMFFSRRVGISEAGPVLIVAGGRLTGRVGGQTVGLLSVATDGSAESQGEFFNVARIKRDIGDSDYIGAMVTDRRGDGPGNTVVGVDTRMLVHPTLLAEALVARSFTEGVGGEGTAAALGFNFTTDLWGGFARFLQVGEGTQASSGFVSRTDYRNVNMNVRRSFRPSFLGLRKVDFRLGGNYASTVDGRFQERGSSLSTNLNFLSGDFLSASVDVGAEQVDEGFELAGELPVPNGRYDTRELSLRGNTADSRIWSIEGNAAVGELFGGDLVRYGAALTLAPTPALSFTTGFDRNEVELASGEFTADVTTLRLTWAFSTRMTTNALVQYNSLSDELLSNVRFNFIHRPGSDLYLVFTEERVEGADGWRTEDRGFVVKLTYLMRL, from the coding sequence GTGTCACCATCCGCGGTTTCCGCGCAGCAGCCCGCCCAGACGGATTCGCTCGCCGCTGCACCGCTGCCGGCCGGCGCGGCGGTCACCCTCGACGGGCGCCTCGACGAGGCCTTCTGGGCCGACGTGCCGCTGCTCGACGACCTCCGCCAGGCCGAGCCGGCCTCGGGCGAGGTGCCGGTGGAGGCCACCCAGGTGCGCATCGCCTACGACGACGACGCCCTCTACATCGGGATCGTGGCGGCGGATCGCACCCCCGGCGACATCGTGGCCCGTATTCGTCAGCGCGACCGGATCATGTCGGGTGAGGGCTTCGGAATCAGCTTCGCCGGCGACGACGCGGTCGCGGTCGTGTTCGACCCCTTCCTCGACCGCCGCAACGGGATGGTGTTCGCCACCAACCCCAACGGGGCTCAGTTCGATGCGCTGATCAGCAACGACGGCGACGAGATCAACAGCGACTGGCGGGGCGTGTGGGAGGTGGAGGCGCGCCGGGGCGACGACGGGTGGAGCGCCGAGTTCGCCATTCCCTGGAGCACGCTGCGCTACCCGGCCGACTCGAGTCGGGGGTGGGGCTTCAACGTGGCGCGGATGATCCAGGCCGAGAAGCAGGAGACCATGTGGAGGTCGTGGGAGCGGCAGCGCGCCGGATTCCACCGCATCGGTCGCGCCGGGCGCCTCACCGGCCTGGAGTCGCTCCCGCGCCCGACCATGACGGTGGAGGTGAAGCCGTATGCGCTCGGCGCCACCCGCTGGACCCGTCCCGACGACGCCTCGGGGCTCGTGGACGACATGGAGGGGGAGGTGGGCGTCGATCTCAAGACCGAAGTGCGCCCGGGTCTCGTGCTCGATCTCACGGTGAACACCGACTTCGCGCAGGTGGAGGTGGACGACCAGCAGGTGAACCTCACCCGCTTCAACCTCTTCTTTCCGGAGAAGCGCGACTTCTTTCTCGAGAACGCGGGGCTCTTCGACTTCTCGGCGGGCGGCTTCGGTCCGCCCCCCTTCCTGATGTTCTTCTCGCGCCGCGTCGGGATCTCCGAGGCCGGCCCGGTGCTGATCGTGGCCGGGGGGCGGCTGACGGGGCGAGTGGGCGGGCAGACGGTGGGACTGCTGTCGGTGGCCACCGACGGATCGGCCGAGTCGCAGGGCGAGTTCTTCAACGTCGCGCGCATCAAGCGCGACATCGGCGACTCCGACTACATCGGCGCCATGGTCACCGACCGTCGCGGCGACGGACCGGGCAACACCGTCGTGGGCGTCGACACGCGCATGCTGGTGCACCCGACGCTGCTGGCCGAAGCGCTGGTCGCGCGCTCCTTCACCGAGGGCGTGGGGGGCGAGGGCACCGCCGCGGCGCTCGGCTTCAACTTCACCACCGATCTGTGGGGCGGCTTCGCCCGTTTCCTGCAGGTGGGCGAGGGCACGCAGGCGTCGTCGGGCTTCGTGTCGCGCACCGACTACCGAAATGTGAACATGAACGTGCGGCGCAGTTTCCGGCCTTCGTTTCTGGGACTCCGGAAGGTCGATTTCCGCCTCGGTGGCAACTACGCGAGTACCGTGGACGGTCGGTTTCAGGAGCGAGGCAGCAGCCTCAGCACCAACCTCAATTTTCTCTCGGGCGATTTTCTGAGCGCGAGCGTCGATGTGGGCGCCGAGCAGGTGGACGAGGGCTTCGAACTCGCCGGTGAACTTCCGGTGCCGAACGGCCGCTACGACACCCGGGAGCTCTCGCTGCGGGGCAACACCGCCGACAGCCGCATCTGGTCGATCGAGGGCAACGCCGCCGTCGGCGAGCTGTTCGGCGGCGACCTGGTGCGCTACGGCGCCGCGCTCACCCTCGCGCCCACGCCGGCCCTCTCCTTCACCACCGGCTTCGATCGCAACGAGGTGGAGCTGGCGTCGGGCGAGTTCACCGCCGACGTCACCACCCTCCGCCTCACCTGGGCGTTCAGCACCCGAATGACGACGAACGCGCTGGTCCAGTACAACAGCCTGAGCGACGAGCTGCTGTCGAATGTGCGCTTCAACTTCATCCACCGGCCCGGGAGCGATCTCTACCTGGTGTTCACCGAGGAGCGGGTCGAGGGCGCCGATGGCTGGCGAACGGAGGACCGCGGGTTCGTGGTGAAGCTGACGTACCTGATGCGTCTCTGA
- a CDS encoding sigma-70 family RNA polymerase sigma factor produces MPESTHVTRLLLDWRGGDAGALDDLLPLVYEELRGLARRHMAGESDGHTLQPTALVHEAWVRLVDADIAWQDRAHFFAAASRMMRRLLVDHARSKHRQKRGGGRARVTLQAADVVTPPIDLDILALDEALEALAAEDPRKARAVELRYFGGMNLEEIAEVTDVSIATVHRDIRMATAWLMSRLSDDPDGDAPA; encoded by the coding sequence GTGCCCGAATCCACCCACGTCACCCGCCTGCTGCTCGACTGGCGCGGCGGCGACGCCGGTGCCCTCGACGATCTGCTTCCTCTCGTCTACGAGGAGCTGAGAGGGCTGGCGCGCCGGCACATGGCGGGCGAATCCGACGGTCACACGCTGCAGCCCACCGCCCTCGTGCACGAGGCGTGGGTGCGGCTCGTCGACGCCGACATCGCCTGGCAGGACCGCGCGCACTTCTTCGCGGCCGCGTCGCGCATGATGCGGAGACTCCTCGTCGATCACGCCCGCTCGAAGCATCGCCAGAAGCGCGGGGGCGGACGGGCGCGGGTGACGCTGCAGGCCGCCGATGTCGTCACGCCGCCCATCGACCTCGACATCCTGGCGCTCGACGAGGCCCTCGAAGCCCTCGCGGCCGAGGACCCGCGCAAGGCGCGCGCCGTGGAGCTGCGCTACTTCGGCGGCATGAATCTGGAGGAGATCGCCGAGGTCACCGACGTGTCGATCGCCACGGTGCACCGCGACATCCGCATGGCGACGGCCTGGCTGATGAGCCGTCTCTCCGACGACCCCGACGGAGACGCCCCGGCGTGA
- a CDS encoding DUF4342 domain-containing protein, translating to MTDESRSTGGDAGTDSEGTRRETHRVSGDRLLETVKRIVREGNVRRIVIRNDDDRVLLSFPLSAGVVGAALLPMWAAIGAVAALVGNCSIDVERKVDS from the coding sequence ATGACCGACGAATCCCGTTCCACCGGTGGCGACGCCGGGACCGACTCCGAGGGCACGCGCCGCGAGACCCATCGCGTGAGCGGCGACCGCCTGCTCGAGACCGTCAAGCGCATCGTTCGCGAGGGCAACGTGCGCCGCATCGTGATCCGCAACGACGACGACCGCGTCCTGCTCTCCTTTCCGCTCAGCGCGGGGGTGGTCGGCGCCGCCCTGCTGCCCATGTGGGCCGCGATCGGCGCCGTGGCCGCGCTGGTCGGCAACTGCTCGATCGACGTGGAGCGCAAGGTCGACTCCTGA
- a CDS encoding serine/threonine-protein kinase, which yields MTGDDAGTSDRWARLDAHFAEAADLGAEERDAYLDAVRADDPALAAELASMLHWDTSGGGEQLDEAIRGVAEEVLDEREASRAGARIGPYRVVEELGHGGMGTVYLAERDDGAYEARVAIKLIRGGVASRDQIRRFREERQILANLDHPNIARLLDGGTTDDGLPYVVMELVEGEPIDRYCDHHRLSITDRVHLFRSVCDAVSHAHRNLVVHRDLKPGNILVTDDGVPKLLDFGIAKLVEDDGEGATRTALAMTPAYASPEQVRGEPVTTATDVYALGAVLYQLLTGHPAHRFDSRAPGDIQRAICEQGPDRPSTVVTRAPTDDDGTPLVSLADLGEARGTSPERLRHRLEGDLDTIVLMALRKEPERRYGSVDALSRDLANHLLGLPVAARGDAWSYRARRFVSRNRAQVVAGATAVVSLLGFGIYHTARLSDERDRARVEADKAERLAEFLGGLFTIDDRAPAVGAEVTALELLDRGAESISELDDAEVRADLQYTLGRAFTNLGLFDRGTPLLTASEETTRALRGEDDPETAATRSALADNLWERGDYEAADSVLRAALPGFAEYPEQYAATVSSRGRALLRMNRFDEARQAYEEALALYAEIEGDQRERRAAVLNQLGQIDLATDDRAGAEQRLREAIAIQRELDTEGRGTLAATLQTLGSVLVGRREFDEAEALLLEGLALEEPRLGANHPDLAPTLAELSALYRLQGAPERALPYTRRAVEIGRARGEDHSDLAYDLTNLAQVLIDTGDLDEAETTARESMRMSAATDGPASPFLARATLTLAVVLREQGRMTEARTEVDAAVAIAEAALPPGHSFTANLLSNRARIARATGDMATAERDARAAWESYAEAFGETDARTREVAGFLADLYTDADRAAEAAEWNARR from the coding sequence GTGACCGGGGACGACGCCGGCACCTCCGATCGCTGGGCCCGGCTCGACGCCCACTTCGCGGAGGCCGCCGACCTCGGAGCCGAGGAGCGCGACGCCTACCTCGACGCCGTTCGAGCCGACGATCCCGCGCTGGCGGCGGAGCTCGCCTCGATGCTGCACTGGGACACCTCGGGCGGCGGAGAGCAGCTCGACGAGGCGATCCGCGGGGTGGCCGAAGAGGTGCTCGACGAGCGGGAGGCCAGTCGGGCCGGGGCGCGCATCGGACCCTACCGCGTGGTGGAGGAGCTCGGCCACGGGGGCATGGGCACCGTGTACCTGGCCGAGCGCGACGACGGCGCCTACGAGGCCCGGGTCGCCATCAAGCTGATCCGCGGGGGGGTGGCCAGCCGCGACCAGATCCGACGCTTCCGCGAGGAGCGCCAGATCCTGGCCAACCTCGACCACCCGAACATCGCGCGGCTCCTCGACGGCGGCACCACCGACGACGGGCTGCCCTACGTGGTGATGGAGCTGGTCGAGGGCGAGCCGATCGACCGCTACTGCGATCACCACCGGCTGTCGATCACCGACCGGGTGCATCTCTTCCGCTCGGTGTGCGACGCGGTCTCGCACGCCCACCGCAACCTGGTCGTGCACCGCGACCTCAAGCCCGGCAACATCCTGGTGACCGACGACGGCGTGCCGAAGCTGCTCGATTTCGGGATCGCCAAGCTGGTGGAGGACGACGGCGAGGGGGCCACCCGCACTGCGCTGGCCATGACGCCGGCCTATGCGAGTCCCGAGCAGGTGCGCGGAGAGCCGGTGACCACGGCCACCGACGTGTACGCGCTGGGCGCGGTACTGTACCAGCTGCTCACCGGGCACCCGGCGCACCGCTTCGACTCGCGCGCGCCCGGCGACATCCAGCGCGCGATCTGCGAGCAGGGTCCGGACCGGCCGAGCACCGTGGTGACCCGGGCACCGACCGACGACGACGGCACCCCGCTCGTCTCCCTCGCCGATCTCGGCGAGGCCCGGGGAACCAGCCCGGAGCGGCTGCGACACCGGCTCGAGGGGGATCTCGACACCATCGTGCTGATGGCGCTGCGCAAGGAGCCCGAGCGCCGCTACGGCTCCGTGGATGCGCTCTCGCGCGACCTCGCCAACCACCTGCTCGGGCTGCCGGTCGCCGCCCGGGGAGACGCCTGGTCGTACCGGGCGCGCCGCTTCGTGAGCCGCAACCGCGCCCAGGTCGTGGCGGGGGCCACCGCGGTGGTCAGCCTGCTCGGGTTCGGCATCTACCACACCGCCCGCCTCTCCGACGAGCGCGACCGCGCCCGGGTGGAGGCCGACAAGGCGGAGCGGCTCGCGGAGTTTCTCGGCGGCCTCTTCACCATCGACGACCGCGCGCCGGCCGTGGGGGCCGAGGTGACCGCGCTGGAGTTGCTCGATCGGGGGGCGGAGTCGATCTCCGAACTCGACGACGCCGAAGTGCGGGCGGACCTGCAGTACACCCTGGGGCGCGCCTTCACCAACCTCGGACTCTTCGACCGAGGCACCCCGCTTCTGACGGCCTCGGAAGAGACCACCCGGGCGCTTCGGGGCGAAGACGACCCCGAGACGGCGGCCACCCGATCGGCGCTGGCCGACAACCTGTGGGAGCGCGGCGACTACGAGGCGGCCGACTCGGTGCTGCGGGCGGCGCTCCCGGGATTCGCCGAGTACCCCGAGCAGTACGCGGCCACCGTCTCGAGCCGCGGCCGCGCCCTGCTCCGCATGAACCGCTTCGACGAGGCACGGCAGGCGTACGAAGAGGCGCTCGCCCTCTACGCCGAGATCGAGGGCGACCAGCGAGAGCGGCGTGCCGCCGTGCTCAACCAGCTCGGCCAGATCGACCTCGCCACCGACGACCGCGCCGGCGCGGAGCAGCGGCTGCGCGAAGCGATCGCGATCCAGCGCGAGCTCGACACCGAGGGGCGCGGCACCCTCGCCGCCACCCTTCAGACGCTGGGCTCGGTGCTGGTCGGCCGCCGCGAGTTCGACGAAGCCGAGGCGCTGCTCCTCGAGGGGCTCGCGCTCGAAGAGCCCCGGCTCGGTGCGAACCACCCGGATCTCGCCCCCACCTTGGCCGAACTCAGTGCTCTCTACCGGCTCCAGGGCGCCCCCGAACGGGCGCTGCCCTACACCCGTCGGGCGGTGGAGATCGGGCGGGCGCGGGGCGAAGACCACTCCGATCTGGCCTACGATCTCACCAACCTGGCCCAGGTGCTGATCGACACCGGAGATCTCGACGAGGCCGAGACCACCGCCCGCGAGTCGATGCGCATGTCGGCCGCCACCGACGGCCCCGCGAGCCCCTTCCTCGCCCGGGCGACCCTCACCCTGGCCGTGGTGCTCCGCGAGCAGGGCCGGATGACCGAGGCGCGCACGGAAGTCGACGCCGCGGTGGCGATCGCCGAGGCCGCGCTGCCGCCGGGCCACTCCTTCACCGCCAACCTGCTCTCCAACCGGGCCCGCATCGCCCGGGCCACCGGCGACATGGCCACCGCCGAGCGCGACGCCCGCGCCGCTTGGGAGAGCTACGCCGAGGCCTTCGGCGAGACCGACGCGCGCACCCGCGAGGTGGCCGGCTTCCTCGCCGACCTCTACACCGACGCCGACCGCGCGGCCGAGGCGGCGGAGTGGAACGCGCGGCGCTGA
- a CDS encoding MOSC domain-containing protein: MTGAQVIGSVVSVNVGEVEPIEWRGRTIHTAIRKRPVDVPLQARALGLAGDVQGDRRVHGGVDKAVYSYAVEHHPFWRSELGDAVGPGSFGENLATRGLVEDEVRIGDRYRVGAALLEVSEPRQPCSTFAALHRRADLPKVFAAAGWSGIYFRVIEEGAIAAGDPIAVEQRGDSRWTVRRVFEWVMGREPLPADLDQLLSDTALARSTAGALARRSGA; this comes from the coding sequence GTGACGGGGGCGCAGGTGATCGGCTCGGTCGTGTCGGTCAACGTCGGCGAGGTGGAGCCGATCGAGTGGCGGGGGCGGACGATTCACACGGCGATTCGGAAGCGCCCCGTGGACGTGCCGCTGCAGGCCCGCGCCCTCGGGCTCGCGGGCGACGTGCAGGGCGACCGGAGGGTGCACGGAGGCGTCGACAAGGCGGTCTACTCCTACGCGGTGGAGCACCACCCCTTCTGGCGTTCGGAGCTGGGCGACGCGGTGGGCCCGGGCAGCTTCGGTGAAAACCTCGCCACCCGCGGGCTGGTGGAAGACGAGGTGCGCATCGGCGACCGCTACCGCGTGGGCGCGGCGCTGCTGGAGGTGAGCGAGCCCCGGCAGCCCTGCAGCACCTTCGCGGCGCTGCACCGGCGCGCCGACCTGCCGAAGGTGTTCGCCGCGGCCGGGTGGTCGGGCATCTACTTCCGGGTGATCGAGGAGGGGGCGATCGCGGCCGGCGACCCGATCGCGGTCGAGCAGCGGGGCGATTCGCGGTGGACGGTGCGTCGGGTGTTCGAGTGGGTGATGGGGCGGGAGCCGCTTCCGGCCGATCTCGACCAACTGCTGTCCGACACCGCGCTCGCCCGGTCCACGGCCGGGGCGCTGGCCCGGCGCAGCGGCGCGTGA
- a CDS encoding DNA-formamidopyrimidine glycosylase family protein: MPELPEVSAYLDAFRERIVGEVLQGVRLRSPSLLRTFDPPLSAAAGRTVREVGRMGKRIVWSLDGDLHLVVHLMVTGRFHRRRPGTALPKKHAHASFDFADASYFLTERGKQKKASLHLVQGAEALAALDPGGLEPLEASPEAFAAALRRENRTLKRALTDPRILSGIGNAHSDEILWQAGLSPVQRTGNLDDDELERLRVATVDGLLEWTARLAGENAGRFPEKITAFHPAMAMHGRYGEPCPRCGDPVQRIVYAERETNYCATCQTGGRLLADRAFSRLLREDWPRTLDELENHLNERRSPSVDGDPAQDAAP; the protein is encoded by the coding sequence ATGCCTGAACTCCCCGAGGTGAGCGCCTACCTCGACGCCTTCCGCGAGCGCATCGTGGGCGAGGTGCTCCAGGGAGTGCGGCTGCGCTCCCCCTCGCTGCTGCGCACTTTCGATCCGCCGCTGTCGGCGGCGGCCGGGCGCACGGTCCGCGAGGTGGGGCGCATGGGCAAGCGCATCGTCTGGTCGCTGGACGGCGATCTGCACCTCGTGGTCCACCTCATGGTCACGGGTCGATTCCACCGCAGGCGACCCGGCACCGCGCTGCCGAAGAAGCACGCCCACGCCTCCTTCGATTTCGCCGACGCGAGCTACTTCCTCACCGAGCGGGGCAAGCAGAAGAAGGCGTCGCTGCATCTGGTGCAGGGCGCCGAGGCGCTGGCGGCCCTCGACCCCGGGGGCCTGGAGCCGCTGGAGGCTTCTCCCGAGGCCTTCGCCGCCGCCCTTCGGCGGGAGAACCGCACCCTGAAGCGGGCGCTCACCGACCCGAGGATCCTGAGCGGGATCGGCAACGCCCACTCCGACGAGATTCTCTGGCAGGCCGGGCTGTCGCCGGTCCAGCGCACCGGCAATCTCGACGACGACGAGCTCGAGCGACTCCGCGTGGCCACGGTCGACGGTCTGCTTGAGTGGACGGCCCGTCTGGCGGGAGAGAACGCCGGTCGCTTTCCGGAGAAGATCACCGCCTTCCATCCGGCCATGGCCATGCACGGACGCTACGGCGAGCCCTGCCCGCGGTGCGGCGACCCGGTGCAGAGGATCGTGTACGCGGAGCGCGAGACCAACTATTGTGCCACCTGTCAGACCGGCGGGCGGCTGCTCGCCGATCGGGCCTTCAGTCGGCTGCTGCGCGAGGACTGGCCGCGCACCCTCGACGAACTCGAGAACCACCTCAACGAGCGGCGGAGTCCGTCGGTGGACGGCGACCCCGCTCAGGATGCCGCACCATGA
- a CDS encoding RsmD family RNA methyltransferase encodes MRIVSGRWAGRDLQSPGGRVRPTAEAVRAAWLDRLEGGLAGARVLDLFAGTGALGLEAMSRGAESCDFVENGNGALHALKANVAKFRLKKQTRVFRRDARSFVAALDVGAYDLCLADPPYTSALARSLVEHWLDHRFATVLAVENAEDDPLPRPRGGAKRDRLTLDGTAVTIYR; translated from the coding sequence ATGCGCATCGTTTCGGGCCGCTGGGCCGGCCGTGATCTCCAGTCGCCGGGCGGCCGTGTCCGCCCCACCGCCGAGGCCGTGCGGGCCGCCTGGCTCGATCGGCTCGAAGGCGGGCTCGCCGGGGCGCGGGTGCTCGACCTCTTCGCCGGTACCGGCGCGCTCGGCCTCGAGGCGATGTCGCGCGGCGCCGAATCGTGCGACTTCGTCGAGAACGGCAACGGGGCGCTCCACGCCCTCAAGGCCAACGTCGCGAAGTTTCGACTGAAGAAGCAGACGCGGGTGTTTCGACGCGATGCGCGCAGCTTCGTGGCCGCGCTCGACGTGGGTGCCTACGACCTCTGCCTCGCCGACCCGCCCTACACCTCCGCCCTGGCCCGGTCGCTCGTGGAGCACTGGCTCGATCACCGCTTCGCGACCGTGCTGGCGGTGGAGAACGCGGAGGACGATCCGCTGCCCCGGCCCCGCGGAGGGGCGAAGCGCGATCGGCTCACTCTCGACGGCACGGCGGTCACGATCTACCGGTGA
- a CDS encoding PhzF family phenazine biosynthesis protein, with translation MRTRYHTLDVFTDRLFGGNPLAVFPEATGIPDALLGPIARELNLSETVFVYPPRSPGGTRRVRIFTPGGEVPFAGHPTVGAAWFLVASGAVSAPSDAGAVEVVLEEEVGPVAVTVALRDGAPRSARLTTAAAHREWPFPAGAEGAAAILELDPGDIGWADGAHEPVFASAGLPFLIVPVRDAAALARARLDEAARRTVLGAAPPATMVYLVTPAPETDGPGEWPALPPADLRTRMFAPEIGVSEDPATGSACAALGGYLGSRLGVADGEALWRVDQGVEMGRPSRLELDVQVSGGGPVRVRVGGACVAVARAEIDLPDG, from the coding sequence ATGCGCACACGCTATCACACCCTCGACGTCTTCACCGACCGCCTCTTCGGCGGCAACCCGCTGGCCGTCTTCCCCGAGGCGACCGGCATTCCCGATGCACTTCTGGGCCCGATCGCCCGCGAGCTGAACCTGTCGGAGACGGTATTCGTCTACCCGCCGCGCTCCCCGGGCGGCACCCGCCGGGTGCGGATCTTCACCCCCGGTGGCGAGGTGCCCTTCGCCGGGCATCCGACGGTGGGAGCCGCCTGGTTTCTCGTGGCCTCCGGGGCCGTCTCGGCTCCGTCCGACGCCGGCGCGGTGGAGGTGGTGCTCGAAGAGGAGGTGGGGCCGGTGGCGGTCACGGTCGCACTTCGCGACGGCGCGCCCCGCTCCGCTCGTCTCACGACCGCGGCGGCTCACCGGGAGTGGCCCTTTCCGGCCGGTGCGGAGGGGGCGGCGGCGATTCTCGAACTCGACCCGGGCGACATCGGCTGGGCCGACGGGGCCCACGAGCCGGTGTTCGCCTCGGCCGGGCTGCCGTTCCTGATCGTGCCCGTGCGCGACGCCGCGGCACTCGCGCGCGCCCGGCTCGACGAGGCGGCCCGGCGGACGGTGCTCGGCGCCGCCCCACCGGCGACCATGGTCTACCTGGTGACCCCCGCGCCCGAAACGGACGGGCCGGGGGAGTGGCCGGCGCTCCCGCCCGCCGATCTGCGCACCCGCATGTTCGCGCCGGAGATCGGCGTGTCCGAGGACCCCGCCACGGGAAGTGCCTGTGCGGCTCTCGGGGGCTACCTCGGCAGCCGCCTGGGGGTGGCCGACGGCGAAGCCCTGTGGCGGGTGGACCAGGGTGTGGAGATGGGGCGCCCGTCCCGGCTCGAACTCGACGTGCAGGTGTCGGGCGGGGGTCCGGTGCGGGTGCGGGTGGGCGGCGCCTGCGTGGCCGTGGCCCGGGCCGAGATCGACCTCCCGGACGGCTGA
- a CDS encoding putative metal-dependent hydrolase encodes MSTPDEALRYPLGRLSIQAESTAEERAAWREAIASTPRRLRAAVNGLDPEQLDTPYRPGGWTVRQVVHHVPDSHMNALTRFKLALTEEVPTIRPYDEAGWARLADGVSEAIDNSLTLLDGLHTRLLLVIDSMGPEQLRRELVHPESGRMDVHALLQTYAWHGPHHVAHITRLRERMGW; translated from the coding sequence ATGAGCACCCCCGACGAAGCGCTGCGCTATCCGCTGGGTCGCCTGTCGATCCAGGCCGAGTCCACCGCCGAAGAGCGGGCCGCCTGGCGCGAGGCGATCGCCTCCACCCCGCGGCGGCTGCGGGCGGCGGTGAACGGTCTCGACCCCGAACAGCTCGACACGCCCTATCGTCCCGGCGGCTGGACGGTGCGGCAGGTGGTGCACCACGTGCCCGACAGTCACATGAACGCCCTCACCCGCTTCAAGCTGGCGCTCACCGAAGAGGTGCCCACCATCCGGCCCTACGACGAGGCCGGCTGGGCCCGGCTCGCCGACGGGGTGTCGGAGGCCATCGACAACTCGCTCACCCTGCTCGACGGCCTGCACACTCGGCTGCTGCTCGTGATCGATTCGATGGGCCCCGAGCAGTTGCGGCGAGAGCTCGTGCACCCGGAGTCGGGACGCATGGACGTGCACGCGCTGCTGCAGACCTACGCCTGGCACGGCCCGCACCACGTGGCCCACATCACCCGGCTGCGCGAGAGGATGGGCTGGTGA